One Phoenix dactylifera cultivar Barhee BC4 chromosome 14, palm_55x_up_171113_PBpolish2nd_filt_p, whole genome shotgun sequence DNA window includes the following coding sequences:
- the LOC103723957 gene encoding probable serine/threonine-protein kinase PBL28: MAAMGPIVDSRKAGSRRLRWTFRPPYGRKKDLIACPDKGCFKIEHSVVKAIIVSFVAVMGLVLLVILIKFVRRSERRKEGKLISTWSGLYRFSKGEIEKAINYGNSKVHLGSGSAGQVYQGILPSRQLVAIKHVYKTAMSGSFTREVEGLSKVRHPNLVSLLGFCDERGEQYLVYEYCCNGNLAQNLLRIDSVLSWDQRVRILRDCALVLRFLHNHPDGCIVHRDIKLSNILLMENMEPKLSDFGLAKVFNMEESKVFTDVRGTIGYMDPEYMTNARLTSASDIYSFGIVTLQMLSGRKVIELDIAARDTLTRKAKDVQMKKRPLKDFIDPRLRGELNLRDFESILNIAVLCAAGSSKGRPTIKEVFEEMDRAWKNTKPNMLVAAAATSGKEVMDTHKGYGRGGGSSVCHGSIFECQEEVDWLLESMVKKIDYGALRRGDATCKVGGRGDSSVQSIFVITRSQFS, from the exons ATGGCGGCCATGGGGCCGATAGTCGATTCACGAAAGGCTGGCTCACGCCGCCTCCGGTGGACTTTCCGGCCACCATATGGGAGGAAGAAG GATTTGATTG CATGCCCAGATAAAGGTTGCTTTAAGATCGAGC ATAGTGTTGTGAAAGCTATAATAGTTTCGTTCGTTGCAGTAATGGGATTAGTTCTTCTAGTTATTCTTATCAAATTTGTGAGAAGGTCTGAGAGACGCAAAGAAG GCAAATTGATCAGTACATGGTCAGGTCTCTATAGATTCTCGAAAGGAGAGATTGAGAAAGCCATAAATTATGGCAATAGCAAGGTACACCTTGGTTCAGGAAGCGCTGGCCAAGTGTACCAGGGCATCCTTCCAAGCCGGCAGCTCGTAGCAATCAAGCACGTCTACAAGACTGCGATGTCTGGTTCTTTCACGAGGGAAGTCGAAGGCCTCTCCAAAGTTCGACACCCCAACTTAGTCTCCCTCCTTGGCTTCTGtgacgaaagaggagaacaaTACTTGGTTTATGAGTACTGCTGTAATGGAAACCTTGCCCAAAATCTCTTGA GAATCGACTCTGTTCTTTCATGGGATCAAAGAGTCAGGATATTAAGAGATTGTGCACTTGTTCTGAGGTTTCTCCATAATCACCCCGATGGTTGCATTGTTCATAGGGACATCAAG CTATCTAACATTCTATTGATGGAGAATATGGAGCCGAAGCTTTCAGACTTTGGATTAGCAAAGGTGTTCAACATGGAGGAAAGCAAAGTGTTTACCGATGTTAGAGGAACCATCGGCTACATGGATCCTGAATACATGACAAATGCCAGGCTCACTAGTGCCAGTGATATTTATAGTTTTGGCATTGTGACCTTACAAATGCTTTCAGGGAGGAAGGTGATAGAGTTGGATATTGCAGCACGAGATACTCTAACAAGAAAG GCTAAGGATGTGCAAATGAAGAAACGACCGCTCAAAGATTTCATAGACCCACGCCTTAGAGGAGAGCTTAATTTGAGGGACTTTGAGTCAATTTTGAATATTGCAGTTCTTTGTGCTGCTGGTTCGAGCAAAGGTCGTCCCACAATTAAGGAGGTCTTTGAAGAAATGGATAGAgcttggaagaacacaaaaccCAATATG CtagttgctgctgctgctaccAGTGGGAAAGAGGTAATGGACACCCACAAAGGCTATGGGAGAGGAGGAGGCTCATCTGTGTGTCATGGCTCCATCTTCGAGTGCCAAGAAGAAGTGGACTGGTTGCTAGAATCGATGGTCAAGAAAATAGACTATGGTGCGCTTCGAAGAGGAGATGCGACATGCAAAGTCGGCGGGCGGGGAGACAG TTCTGTTCAAAGTATATTTGTTATAACGCGGTCTCAGTTCTCATGA